TTTACGACCCTTTCTACGTTGCATTATGTGATAAACTTTTGCACCAAGTAATTatcttttcataaaattctttaatttctctCGCTTATGCATGGAGCTCTGTTTCTCGCTACGAAgatttgtatgtaaaaaatattgactgACGCATAAGCAGTTCCATTAACGCGCATATGCATATGCGCGCGCTAATGGAACAAAGATgaacagataaaaaaaaaagagaaataatttttttcccctctatCCCACTTTGTGTTTTGAAATTTCGCGAATATTTGTCTCGGATAATTTGCGATTCGTTATTAGGCCACTGCTTCACAATTCATTCGAAAgagaaatcattattttaaacagtCTTTGTTACTCGTGAATCGACGAGCGGAAAAATATACGCGCGGAAAAACCCCTGTTGGGAGCCACCCCGGATGCTGCTGTAGAGTAGTGCGGATCAGAGAAGAGCGACAGCGACGAAGGTCCGTGGCGCAGGCGTCATGATGGAAGTCGATAGGTGTCGATAATAACAGTTGCGCAGTGCGCACTCGTAGCAGCAGGCGAgctgctcgctcgctcgctcgcgcgcctCGCACATAACCTTCAAAGTCTTCTGTAAGTGCGGGCGAGGACTGCGAGGAGTGAGGACTGAGGAGGGTGTCGGAGGGTGTCAATCGTACGATCGCCGATCGCCGTCGTCGATCCGCGCGACGACGTGACGTGACGTGACACCTGTCAGGTGCAGGCCCGCAGGGTGGTGTCTTCCTTTGCGTCCTCGTCGACGCGTACACACAGGACGACCGGATGGAAGATTAGAAAGTATATGGACTGTCGAGAAAGGTTGCTCGCTCGTACGAAAGGTgcgtaaaaaaaacatatcgCCTTATCAAGAGATTGcacaattatttgttttttttttcgaagttAATATCGGTATCAATCGATGAGCGTGTCCCATGTAAATCCTAAAACATGTACCTATGCTTTTCCTTCATGTAATATTACGTCAGCGATTGTATTAATTGTGCATTTCGATAGTACATTAATGTTACAGCTGTTTAATAATCTCTAGAAAGTTATCTTCGTTATGTTACGTTACGTTATTTATCTTGCGAGAGAAACATGTACACGCTCTAAAGTCTCACGTTCTAAagtcagaataaaaaaattagatatatttcGAGAACGAgatttaattagtaataagAGCTGCTTTCGAAATGAACGGAATAATTGACGTAATGCAATTGTTTTAGATGGGTCATGGGTCAAGTCGCTCTACTTCGTCGAATATTCTTTCCACGGAGGAATTGACATTAGTGGAAAACCTCTTTAAATCTATGTCTCGCAGCTCAGGTTCCATCAAACGCGAGGACATATTCAAGCACTGGTCCGTACATTTGGACGATGCGTTATTACAGTTTGTGGTCCGATTTCTCTGTCACGATCCAGGAAAGAAGGTCTCGGCCATCAATGGAGAGAACTTTGGCCGGCTCTATGTCTTTGCTGTACGCGGTAATCCCGAGGAACGAACTAACCTGATCTTTGATGGTTTCTCGGAGGAAGAGCAAAAATACGAAATACCCACCACTTCGTTCCTTCAATATATTCAAGCAACGATTAACTCTTACTTGCGACTGCAGAAAAACTCTGGCAATGCCCACTACCTCACTTGGAGTAGTATTGGCTGCACTGTCAACACTAGGCGCATAGGGATGCGTTCTCGCACTCTCTGTGAGGATCTGATTAAGTATGGGGACGTGTTGACCATCGATCAAGTGGAAAATTGGTTCACGACAGCTGCCACGTTCAAGAATATTCAATCGCACGTTTTTCAATATCTTTATCTCGTCTCGCAAAAGAAGGGTAGCGATAAGAATACGGGAGCACGAATAAATGACTTGAATCTTTTGCCGTTGTGCAAAGGTTTGGAAAATATACCGCACTTTCCAAGTATATTAGGCTTAGGAGACGTTCTGTTCCTAAATTTGAGTCTGCCACACGAGTTACGTGATGAATGGCGATTTCTGTTTTCGAGTCAGGTGCATGGCGAATCGTTTTCGACCATGTTAGGAAGGATTGTGATGCAAGGTGCTACAATAATCATACTACAAGATATGGATGACCATGTATTTGGTGGTTTCGCTTCGGACAGCTGGAAACTAGGGCCGAATTTCATAGGAAATCAAACGTCATTCCTATTCAAGCTTGAGCCggaaattttgacattttcatCTACGAATTACAACAATCACTATCAATATCTCAATCTCCATCAGCAAACGATGCCTAATGGCCTGCTTATGGGGGGGCAGCTTAATTATCCCGGCCTCTGGTTGGATTGCGAATACGGCACCGGAAAATCGAGCTTGTCGTGCAcaacttttcaaaattatgtacaGCTTAGTGGTAAGGAAGACTTTAAAATCAAACACTGTGAGGTATGGGGAGTCGGTCCAGTGCCAGACGCGGAAGAGGACGTGCGCGAAATAAAGTCTGTGTTGGATCAAGACCCAACATCAAAGGTCATACTAGAATTGTCTGGTCGTAAGTTACACAGTGAGGGACTTCGCGAGGATCCAGAGtaattgtgataaatataGAGATTTTTATGAGAACttgagcagagagagagaaaaagagagagagagagagagagagagagagagagagagagagagagagagagagaacactAGTTGTAAAGATATTTACAGTTATTTAAGATTGATCAATTGATTTTACacaaaatctatataaatattgttatcgATTCTTACAATTGTAATTGGATATATGCGGGTATAAGAAACGTATTAAAAAactcatataataatatttatgatctaAAAGTCCTCCCATTTTACACGAGTGTATATCTTTGAAGTTGAAACGAATTCACGTGATAGCGACATGAGAAACAATTGAAATACATCAAGAGAAACGAATTATATTAcgaaaattgttataaaagttTGAGTGAAAAAGTTTGGCTTGTCTGTATGAATGAATTccgtaaacatttttacagACTTGAGTGAGACTAtttgtttgtaattatttatcaggTATATTATTATAGGACTTTTGTCCCCTTTTTATAACGGCCTGATATCTCTCGATTCGCGATTGTTTCTTCGATCATTCGATATTtatcatgtaattttattatgtcgtGTATATGTGTTACTTATGAATTCAGTGCTATGATATTAAAGAATGCCGAATTGTTGCGTGGCCTGAATGCCTATTGTCCAGTGCCTGACGAGtcgttataattgttaatttaccGTTCTCTGCGTATGTTGATTATTCATAAACGAACAACCGTGTGCCatacaaattgtttttgttaacTAAGACTGTATAATTGTcgtgcaaaaaataaaaggaaatatgCAAACACTCTGACCGTTTGccaattataaagtaaaaaaaaaaaaaaatgcactaGTGTAAGATCTACTAAAAGTTCAATAAACAATCAAAACCATATATTTTGTCATGTTTAATTCGACTATGTACTTTCCACACGCACACATCGATTTACAATAGACACATTTTACAGCTTCCGAAAggagtttaatttttatttttttatttgagaaactCACCCGATGACTCAAGTTGTAAGTTAAAATCAGGTTCCTGGCGAATGAGTTTGCGAAGGCCTGATAAAAGTCCAACACTTCTAATAGCCGATCTCGCTTGATTGTGTGGAGATCACAGTAAGTGAGCGCCCTAACATTCGCTGCGCTCTGGCCGATCGTCGGATTCGTCCAAAAGCTGTCGCCGAAAACATCGCCTTTCCCCAGTATAGCCACCACCTCGTCATCCTGTATGACCTCGAGACTGCCGGTCACGATAAAGCATAGGGAGTCGATAGACTCTCCTGTGTGATATAGTAGATCGCCAGGTGCGCTGTGCGACATCGTGAAGTGCATCGCCAAAGCACGCAGACATCCGTCGGACGCTAATCTAAATAGAAAATGCGCATagcgaattaaaattattataattaaaaaggatctaatttacatttataatgtaatattgtttcatttttaaatgaaatcgATGAAAAGTATTGTACAAAATCTTGATGTATCCAGAAGCACGGCAGTGTCTCGCGGCAAATATAAGCGGTCGCGATATGGGCAGCGAGCAACGATACCGGCGCGGCGGTGTATATGGAACTTACCTGAAAGCGGGATGTTCATTGAAGACTTTCCGGTTAAGATGTACGCAAATGTCGGCTTTCATGTCTTTGGGGCAATAGTTGAGAACTTTATCCGTATCCAAGCCCTTGGTCATTGCCCACGTGCTGACGACGTAATCCATGACGCGCTCGCTAAGAGCTTTCGGTACTTCATGGAGCTTCATAAATTCCCTCACGTTGTTTAACATATCGTGATACTTGGCGGTAGCGGACGTCATTTGTTGGATAATTGTGGTGACATGACCGAAGATCGTGGCGTACAATAAAGCTGGTTgcaagagaaggagaaagaaaaacaaaaatactattttaatttatttcacacaaaatagtcaatatattcattataaaaataatttttatctagcTTTATCAAACGAAGGCGATCAAATTATCTTTTCTGTATACATCAgctgatataaatttatatatcagatttaaaataacattaatatcagTACCAGCAATAATCATCATACAGATGGTAAAAATCTTCTCGTTGTCAGTTTCGGCTGCAACGTTCCCAAAGCCCACGGAAGTCATGCAAGTCATTGTGAAGTAAAGAGCAGTGACATACATCGTGCGGCGTGATGGGCCAGCTACTAGTTCGGGTGCGGTGCTGGCATTGGTCCACAAGTAGCTATACGGTGACTGGGTAACGTTGGCCAACTTCCACAACCACGAGTATTGCACCCCATTGTCGGCATCCGACCTTCCTATCGAATACCTTTAACGTAAGGAGATTTCTCATAGGATTATATATCGGATCCATTGAACGGgattgaaaaatatgatatcgAAGGATTACATATGAATGCGAGGCATCGTGCCATTTCTTTTATGATCGTGCAAAGTTGAActtaaggatgtatcggactgaagttcaaaatggtacaaagttgctaaaaatttgtgaaatcattcttttaatttccctcatgtactgaaaaaaattgaaaacgcatccactaaacggttgctgagttataactattttaattttcactaattttacatggtatccttttctatGTTATGGAAAAGGACGATCTTGACGGatgaaacagctaaaaaaatatagaaaaaatagtaccaatgttttgaatttttttgtacatctagtatatgactagatgaaaatatctgccaagtttcaattgtcttcactacacagttttacagaaataaaatataacttgagataattgtgtattttcactgtcaaaagtttaaactcataagtgaaaaaaatcgcaaatacgtaaaaaatacctttataagagtaaaaataagactccaactatcgttcaagtttcttacatctagatttactatgcgttaggcatagatatttaagtatttcaaatttcatgcacttttgtctaagattgtatgtccgatacaCCCTTAATGTTTCTGTTCGTACACTCAATGGTTTCTAAATTATCGGTTAACTTTAACTTCGATTTCATCAATttccaatatatatatatatatatatatatatatatatatatatatattgccaGTGTATGATAAACcaagtaaaaaacaattaaaaaccaAAGACAATTTTTCGAACGACCTGACTGGCATTTATTGAGCGTAAATAATTCAACGTTTCGACCAACAATCATAGTCTTCCTCAGGCacaggaataaaataaattacataacatTGATTTATATTCCTTTCTCTGTAGATACACAcgattattatgtaatttattttattcccgaGAAGGACCACGATTGTTGGTCGAAACATTGAATTATTTACGCTCAATAAACGCCAGTCAGGTCGTCCAAAAAACTGTCTTTGGTTTTTACTTGTCTTTCATTTGTTATATcgttttataacattttgtattgtttTGCCATTCACATCATCTcttataagtaaatttattttaaatataagttaaataaaagtataaacacgttaaaaataaactcaAATAAGTTTGAGTTTTATTGgatgaaaaattcaatttttaagataataataatgtagaaaataaatttaagatataataatgtagAAGCGACagagatatacatataatttgtagaaaatgAAAGTATATTGTGACACAACACAAGTATGGTGATTCTTCGGCTTTGTAAGCATGTGTATAGTAATGATGGATTATGCGACGAGCCTATCCCAGTCCGAGAAGGTGTGTTATcttgaatgtgtgtgtgtgtgtgtgtgtgtgtgtgtgtgtgtgtgtgtgtgtgtgtgtgtgtgtgtgtgtgtgtgtgtgtgtgtgtgtgtgtacgcagACAAAATCACCTTAATATGACGTACCAAATACAGGCCAGCCAGTGAGCAACCAACATGTAGAAACAGAGCAGAAGAATGAGCATCGCGGCACCGTACTCCAGATAACGATCCAACTTGCGTACGACTCTACCGAGTCGCAGCAGCCGTACCACTTTCAAAGCCGAGAACAAACTACCTATTCCGTCCTCATCGTGATCGAAGGCATTAAAAACGTCATATGGTAGACAGCTCAGTAGATCTATGATGAACCAAGATTTCAAATAGTTCATTCTGATTACCTGAAAGTTATCAAAGTGTTaacgttattatatatgtacttgCAGATAATATTAGAACAaactattttacaaaattgcaaattatcatttatagtATTtggaacaatttaaaattttacatataaaatataaacgtataaataatttacttttcttcaattaaattatttacaaacaaaattttaataaaactaattaccTTCGGATCAGACACAACTTCTCCACCAGCACCAACAAACGTTGTGTGAAAATTTAGAACAATGTCGATAAAGAATATCACGTCGACAATACTGTCTACAACTAATAAGGAGACATCTTCgctagttttatttttaaacgcgACATTATACGGCACCATGATGGCTGTGTAGAAAGTTAAACACAAAATGATCCAGTCCCAAATTGCCTTAAATGCACAgtaatgtaacaaaatgtgtGGCGGCGTTTTCGGCGCTTCTTGTCTGTATTGTGGCATAACATCGCCACTTAAGGACATCatctgaaaaaaatgaaacaaaaatatgtcagaaatattaaacgtcaaaatatgtatgtatatatctttttttgtgcaataagaattactattaaaaataactcatTTATATATGCATCTACATTTCTATgtttatgcatatacatatgttaaattcattaaggatattatatatttctgcataattttttttctgataaatgCGATATAtgtcttaaataaattataaaagaaaaggaattATTTTCAACGTTTACATATCGATTTCTTATCTCATCTATgtaatatctcttttttaCATTGAATTGGGCTCTATTAGCTTTTCATATTCCAAAaagcttttaaatatataaattttttaggtttattttgaagaaaaatttatgcagATATGTTCTCCATTTTCTGACAAAGTCGGCGTATTGAAAATATGATTCTATttcatcaatttataaaactttgtataaGTTGACTATGGTATTCCATTATCCATTATCcataatcatttttaaactGACTGTTTGAACATGAAATGGACATgaaatggacgtccatcgTATGTCCGATTTCAGACATCCATCAATGGCCAATATTTGGACGTCCATAGAATATCCGGTCTTGGGcccatatttatattatcgatttttaattattaaaacagtcTTAATTACTATCTCAGTACACACGATGATTTTCCGGACCCTTGTACAAAGTACGTTGTTTGTGTCcgtctttaatttttatcatttctacaaatatatagaaattattaaataattcgtaTGTATTATAacacttttacatttttagaaagtgtatgattatatattaaaaactgaaattgtatataaatgttataattataactgaCAATATTCCAAGAATATTCCaagatatacatacatatatatttatatatgtaatattttcaaattttatcggtgtctataatttatatgtaactttaattataattataatatcgatctgtattataaataaataaaaaatattgttataaaatgttatttacttttattgataattttgtattttttctaatttgtattttttaatgttaaattaatttggtGTTAGAATATTAACGACCGATAATcgtaaaatcttgaaaaatgataactttCTACATCTAACGTTCAGCGTCAGCTCTATACGTGCAAGCCGACTTATGTATTAGAATATCAACACAAGATGTTTATGCCCATATACATATGGTTATATCTTCTGATTCTCACTTATGATTGGTTCCACGATTCGGAGTATGAACAGTATGTATGTGTACCAAGTGCGGGAGAATCCCCTCCGAAATGTAGAGCGCAATTCACTTTTCGTTCCGATCTCAACGGGCAAGCAAGACGCGCACATTTCCACGAGAAATATTCTAACACTGATAACTCTTAATATTACTAATGAATAAAGTTTGTTCTGGTTACactaaaactatatatatatatatatatatatatatatatatatatatatatattgtttgaaCAACCTATCGGTCCTCCGGAATCCAATGAATCAGCTCTTCTATTCGAGGAGATATACGCAAACaaatatgtgttattatatatttcttttatgtgttattatatattttgttttatgtaataaatatatgatttgATTCTGCatttcaaatttgttattGCTCATAAACTattcctttatattttttaaacacttattttagaaataatcaCGAATACTAGAGCActaaaaaatatgtccatTTGAGGTCCTTTTAGATCCATTTCAGGTCCATTTCAGATCCTTTTTTAGATGTTCAATGGACGTTCGAAGTTGTGAACAACGAGCGTCCATAAGACGTCTGTCGAACCTTATTTGGTTACAATGGATGTCCGAACTTGGACGTCCAGTGGATGTCcatgtgctatctgggaatctatatattttcagtCACAGTAAAAGAGAGGTATCGAGATATTTTGAAGGTAAACAGAACAATTACACTAATAtcagtatataataaataaaaatgatataaaaacacGTAAGGACaacgatttttaattttgataagacAATTTGATAGTTAAGCCTCACATAACAAAACTTACATGACCCAGATGCGATTGTTTGGTGGTAGTCGGTACGGCTGTGTCTTTCAAGGCCGGCAGATGAGAGCTGAATTGGGAAACAAGGACCGATCTCGATCTGGTGACTGATCTGGCGAGTTTGGCAAACTTGGAAAGACCGCCTTTGCTGTCGTCTGTTTCGATGGGTTGCTTCAGGGCGGTAATGTCTCGAAACGTCAGCAGGAACAAGACCACAAGGTCTCGTTCGTTTTTGATGGGCGCTATTTGCAACAGCAGCCATAATGGTGTCTCTgtatatcgtaaaaaaaaggataacgCTGATATCATCAACATGTAAAGAGGAGAAAagataatatgatatttaatttatttattcttccaAGCACTATTAATCGCAAAAAGATtacgaattttatttctttagcaAAGACTTGAATTAGCAAGTCAGCTAATCGGAATAAAGAATCTACGCTACATGTGTCAAAAGATAGACTCTGTAAGATGTTATATACAGCAATAAAAGAGTgtaaaagagaagaagaaagtgaaatagaataaattaatagaaataattaattgaaataaaattattattcagtaCCAAGATTTGCTACTGATCGAATAGAcgattatttaatctttatctttattataaataaaatattttaaaataagagagATTAAATCCGTACATTAatgtgttacattttttatatagtcaatttgtataaagtatatagttaaattaattaagatataatatactttctaacattaaatttctaaGTAGCCGCTTAATCCTTGTAACAATAGTACGTCAATTCAAGTGACAAGTCATATTGCGCactaaattattgtaatattaattacaatattcgACATACAGGATCAAAGCTGTATGCGAGTTCAAGCCAATAGAATCCAATTATGGCATTCGCTTCTGACATTTAATAGCATAAAGCATGCAAGcatgcaaataataataataataataataataataataataataataataataataataatgaatacaattcaattaaaatacgaaaagaaaagagCAATACATGTATTGAGAGCATAATGTATAAAgatatgtacatacaataataaaatatatcagagCCGTACACGATTATCGATAGTTGTCGGTTCGGTAAGTGTCGTTGCGCTACGCAATGACAGTTATTGAACCGACAACTATCGATAACCGTGTACATACAGAATAGCGACCCAGTGCTAGGCGTATTAAATATAGCAATGtcaaaaacagaaataaatttcaaaaataatttccttGCATCTTAGATATATTCATATCATTCtttgatagaatttttatgtagtctcgaaaatattttattataaaaattaaaatggttATTCTTTTATCACGGATTAACGAAAAAACATATAcagatacatacatatatgtatacaaacaaataaaattttacgtccAAGAGAATacaagtaatatataaatgttcgAGAATATTTCGTATACTACTCCTATATAGATATTTACCGACAACTGGCTTAATTAAGCAACCTTGTAAGCCTGTCGAACGACAACGGCGTACGAGCTACATATGAGAAGCTGTATCGATAACATATATTGATGACAGAAATACCAATGACCATATTTccaagaagtaaaaaaaaaagtaagttaTTGTTATAAGAAAACTATTCTGGCTTTAAACaagttcaaaataaaataaaaaagatttcctAATTAATCATCCTACTAAATTTAGATGATTATAATAGAGAAAACTCAGCATCAAAatacttttgaaaatttagtaaatgctacaatatatagatatatttaataatatatcatttattaaggatatttaatacaaagaacactttaaaatattttgttattaatgtaaaatgtgttaaaattgtaaaatgtgAGGTATCACggaatatcaaaattatcttGAGCATTccaatattaaacattatgcAGATGTTAATTATACGTTAGAATATAAatgatgtaattatattacaacaTGCGTCATGTTGTTACACAGCGTGTTATATGTTACTGAAAACAAATGAAGAGAGTATCGAATAGAATACCTATGTATATTTGGAATATTAGgacacataaaataaatttgtgtgtTATGAGTAAAAGAGACATTTGTATAATCAATCGAAATGTCTCGGTTGAATTGAATTTGTAGGATTCAGAGAATTtgaattcatataatttagaataaataaacaaaagaattttgtataaaattttgttatttgatGCACTAATAGTAAATTGCAATAacacacacaaataaaatttagttgataaaaatttgaaaatttttaaaatattaatgtaattcgAGTGAATAAGGAATATATaagtaaacattaatttatataaactatgtAAGCTGTTAAGAagataataaatctttatttcccGTTTGTCTTTTACAATCGGTATTCATTCCTATTGATTAATCTTGTAAGTTGATAATCTTCCAGGTaactttccttttcttttcaaagAGAAAAATGAGTGTCATTGGATTTATCTCCACGCCCTTCCGATGATAAGAACTGTGATTTTCCGACAAAAAGGTATTTAGACCCGCTAAACGAGCggtacaaaaataatgttcgtaatttatttttacaactaTCGGCAAATGATACTATTGTGAGGCGATAATCTTTCTGTTTTATCTTCGATTACAAAAGAAGTATAGCCATTTTAAGGAGAAAATTTGGGAAAAATCTTAAAACGGGATGCAAAATACTAGCAATAgttctaataaatttcaaatatttaatcctTCTTATGACATCTAATGGAGAAATGAGTAGAGAGTTTAGTgatttactattaattaaatttattttttcaagaagaattgctgaaatgaaaaaaaaagatttaaaattaaatgtaattaatttaaatttcaatgctAATATAAGCTTAATGTGAAATATATCTGTcgtgaatatttatacatgtatggTATATGGTGTCCTTTGTACAGATTTTAGATTCGTGGGTGACTTACTGATGGCATTTGCGAGCACGCTTTTGCGAATCTGTGCTAGACATACCTCTTGGGCTACCTTTAAACAAAACggtttttcattattatgcTTTAATACATGCATTAAGGAAGGCTGTTTCCCTTTATGGAGAAAATCATggaatattctttaaaagttttcaaaacGATACCACACACGAATATTAAAGCGAGATGCGACATGAAGGTAAAACGACCAGTAAAATGTGAAACTTATCGATGATGTATACTGATGGTTACGTTTCGATATTCCACCAAATATTGTACATGCACATTGATACAACTCGTGCCTCGAGGCGTTTTCGCAGAACGGGAATCGATGGTTTTGCTGTTGCAATTGTTGTTGCAAacgttttaattgtaatatgtatGCTTCCACGTGCGCTTTATAAATTCatgatcaattatttaattaaaaattgttataagaaaaatgtttctctCCGAACAATGTATTCTCACTGCAtgatttttgaaatacaaaatatacagtGTGGAAGAATTAAGAAACAGcacgtaa
This sequence is a window from Monomorium pharaonis isolate MP-MQ-018 chromosome 3, ASM1337386v2, whole genome shotgun sequence. Protein-coding genes within it:
- the LOC105836810 gene encoding potassium voltage-gated channel protein eag isoform X4, translated to MPGGRRGLVAPQNTFLENIIRRSSSQPDSSFLLANAQIVDFPIVYCNESFVKISGYNRAEVMQKSCRCGFMYGELTDKETIARIEECLEGQIHDQFEILLYKKTKTPLWLLLQIAPIKNERDLVVLFLLTFRDITALKQPIETDDSKGGLSKFAKLARSVTRSRSVLVSQFSSHLPALKDTAVPTTTKQSHLGHMMSLSGDVMPQYRQEAPKTPPHILLHYCAFKAIWDWIILCLTFYTAIMVPYNVAFKNKTSEDVSLLVVDSIVDVIFFIDIVLNFHTTFVGAGGEVVSDPKVIRMNYLKSWFIIDLLSCLPYDVFNAFDHDEDGIGSLFSALKVVRLLRLGRVVRKLDRYLEYGAAMLILLLCFYMLVAHWLACIWYSIGRSDADNGVQYSWLWKLANVTQSPYSYLWTNASTAPELVAGPSRRTMYVTALYFTMTCMTSVGFGNVAAETDNEKIFTICMMIIAALLYATIFGHVTTIIQQMTSATAKYHDMLNNVREFMKLHEVPKALSERVMDYVVSTWAMTKGLDTDKVLNYCPKDMKADICVHLNRKVFNEHPAFRLASDGCLRALAMHFTMSHSAPGDLLYHTGESIDSLCFIVTGSLEVIQDDEVVAILGKGDVFGDSFWTNPTIGQSAANVRALTYCDLHTIKRDRLLEVLDFYQAFANSFARNLILTYNLSHRLIFRKVADVRREKELAERRKNEPQLDQAQDHLVRKIFSRFRREKHTADVEKGDGKDAKDGETSHAKKLSTTEEGGTTITKTRPGGKWGRLLGSSSLDTGSESGTAADPFKRSLSARDARPGSSVGTNKVFPKLGKLGGTIEEGGDVENSKDPQQQQVQQPQQILGVDSKQLQLRRLESYDGGLITQQSSHEREILAAVLEVKVDLKLEVQRVNQRLAKIEDMLQALMNKFPAAGTSSSGSNNGSQQQKIPTFTLSGAQSQQPVTSSVVTLVQSATQTTECRLSIATTSTSTTPSEGYREQSTATERMSKTSQEHHHHHHHHHQSSSSRDVNKELLERLAQASTSRGDDSNALGPLILRKRRSKSRNKGAAPLAPLATQPMSPSEATETTQMLECTDDRDSSGGPIDRAVADRTVERSDRKRPPPRPREYL